A window from Mangifera indica cultivar Alphonso chromosome 2, CATAS_Mindica_2.1, whole genome shotgun sequence encodes these proteins:
- the LOC123203141 gene encoding uncharacterized protein LOC123203141 isoform X1 yields the protein MLPQDCFKLQSSIIINCSRFARRRSYSSSKFRFLNCPSFVFQACSCCWRHCWCQLIVARLLSRNIKAEKLQEIYLLERSVDLRLQKRAYKHLTENSPKGKGPEMIPRYGDNCLKLPMIGLRMYHWIQEIMMYTKIRLVSSTQ from the exons ATGCTCCCTCAAGACTGTTTCAAGCTCCAAAGCTCGATCATCATCAATTGTTCACGCTttgcaagaagaagaagttaTTCAAGCTCCAAATTTAGATTCCTCAACTGCCCCTCCTTCGTCTTCCAAGCTTGTTCTTGTTGCTGGCGGCACTGCTGGT GTCAACTGATAGTGGCACGGCTGCTTAGCCGGAATATCAAGGCAGAAAAATTACAG GAGATATACTTGTTGGAGAGGTCAGTAGACTTGCGGTTGCAGAAGCGTGCATACAAGCACTTGACAGAGAATTCACCGAAG GGGAAGGGTCCGGAAATGATCCCCAGATATGGCGACAACTGTTTAAAGCTGCCGATGATTGGCCTCAGAATGTATCACTGGATTCAGGAGATTATGATGTATACAAAAATAAGGCTTGTAAGTTCTAcacaataa
- the LOC123203141 gene encoding uncharacterized protein LOC123203141 isoform X2, which translates to MLPQDCFKLQSSIIINCSRFARRRSYSSSKFRFLNCPSFVFQACSCCWRHCWCQLIVARLLSRNIKAEKLQEIYLLERSVDLRLQKRAYKHLTENSPKE; encoded by the exons ATGCTCCCTCAAGACTGTTTCAAGCTCCAAAGCTCGATCATCATCAATTGTTCACGCTttgcaagaagaagaagttaTTCAAGCTCCAAATTTAGATTCCTCAACTGCCCCTCCTTCGTCTTCCAAGCTTGTTCTTGTTGCTGGCGGCACTGCTGGT GTCAACTGATAGTGGCACGGCTGCTTAGCCGGAATATCAAGGCAGAAAAATTACAG GAGATATACTTGTTGGAGAGGTCAGTAGACTTGCGGTTGCAGAAGCGTGCATACAAGCACTTGACAGAGAATTCACCGAAG GAgtaa
- the LOC123202810 gene encoding putative disease resistance protein RGA3 — protein MAEALVSGVLEQLTAVAGKGIQQKVRLVVGVDEEVKKLSSNLEAIQAVLVDAEARQVTETAVRRWLDQLKQASYDIEDVLDEWNYAILKQKLEGVEDATGPKKKVCFFFPSYCFSFKQVSLRNDIAIKIKEVNENLDVITKQKERYSFNTITRVERLEHVQTTSFIDVSEEMCGQDACKSILIDKLCASTEQRLPIISLIGMGGIGKTTLAQFAYNHDKVMKSFDERIWVCVLEPFDEHRIAKAIIESLEGSTINLIELQSLHKRISTSIQRKKFFLVFDDMWNEDFKKWEPLYRCLKNGVHGSKILITTRKESVAKIMGSMDIINVQGLNDEECWLMFKRLAFFDRPFEECERLEEIGKKISSKCQGLPLAAKTLGSFLRFKKSWEEWKCVLDSELWKLKEIEEEVFRPLLLSYNDLPCLIKSCFIYCAIFPKDYGLKKDELIKLWMAQGYVKEEENKAMEIVGEEYFNYLASRSLFQEFEKDDENNVIRCKMHDLIHDFAQFLCKNECLHIEVGGIKEPIINSCNHEKVCHVITTIYRENLFPDSIFSLRRMRSLLCCSSYPGGILPPNMLSKLFGKLTCLRALTISRGLREIERIEEIPKEVGKLIHLRYLNLRGSGMRKLPETLCELYNLQTLNISLCGELEELPQGMEKLIKLRHLQNFGTWSLRYIPEGTQRLSNLRTLGYFVISGSNDEKACSLEGLKYLNLYGELYIGMLGNVLNVEEVKRLEIKSQKSLLGLTLDLREDDNGRERRNEEDETLLEVLQPSLNLEKLKILSYRGNIIMPNWMMSLTKLRHLRLDGCSNCKHLPPLGELPSLEYLDISLLNSLKSVSNEFLRKENDGTSSSSVFFPKLKTITFWFIYEWEEWDYEITRIGEEEVTTIMPSLVSLKIYDCPKLKALPKHLVQNTRLKKDISYCPLLD, from the coding sequence ATGGCTGAAGCACTTGTTTCCGGTGTCTTAGAGCAGTTGACTGCAGTTGCTGGTAAAGGCATACAACAGAAGGTGAGGCTAGTTGTTGGTGTTGACGAAGAAGTTAAAAAGCTGAGTAGCAATCTTGAAGCTATTCAAGCTGTGCTCGTTGATGCAGAGGCAAGGCAAGTGACAGAGACAGCTGTAAGACGTTGGTTAGATCAGCTCAAACAGGCTTCCTACGACATTGAAGATGTGTTGGATGAGTGGAACTACGCCATTCTAAAACAAAAACTAGAGGGAGTTGAAGATGCTACCGGTCCTAAGAAGAAGGTGTGTTTCTTCTTTCCCTCGTATTGCTTTTCATTCAAACAAGTTAGTTTACGTAATGACATTGCGATCAAGATAAAAGAAGTTAATGAAAATCTAGATGTCATTACGAAACAAAAAGAGAGATATAGTTTTAATACTATCACAAGGGTCGAAAGGCTAGAACATGTACAAACGACTTCATTCATTGATGTGTCTGAAGAGATGTGTGGTCAAGATGCCTGTAAAAgcattttaatagataaattatgtGCGAGCACTGAACAACGCCTCCCTATCATCTCTCTTATAGGAATGGGAGGTATCGGAAAAACCACTCTTGCTCAATTTGCTTATAATCATGATAAGGTAATGAAAAGTTTTGACGAAAGAATATGGGTATGTGTATTAGAACCTTTTGATGAGCACAGGATTGCTAAAGCAATTATCGAGTCTTTAGAAGGTTctactataaatttaattgaattgcaATCTCTTCATAAACGTATTAGTACATCAAttcaaaggaagaaattttttttggtgtttGATGATATGTGGAATGAGGATTTCAAAAAATGGGAACCATTATATCGTTGTTTGAAGAATGGTGTCCATGgaagtaaaattttgattacAACACGCAAGGAGTCAGTTGCAAAAATCATGGGTTCGATGGATATTATCAATGTTCAAGGGCTAAATGATGAAGAATGTTGGTTGATGTTTAAGCGATTAGCATTTTTTGATAGGCCTTTTGAGGAATGTGAAAGATTAGAAGAGATTGGGAAAAAGATTTCAAGCAAATGTCAGGGTTTACCTTTGGCTGCAAAGACATTAGGAAGTTTTTTGCGCTTTAAAAAAAGTTGGGAAGAGTGGAAATGTGTCTTAGATAGTGAATTATGGAAACTTAAAGAAATTGAGGAAGAAGTTTTTCGACCATTATTATTGAGTTATAATGATTTGCCTTGTCTAATAAAAAGTTGTTTCATATATTGTGCTATCTTTCCTAAGGATTATGGattaaaaaaagatgaattgATTAAACTATGGATGGCTCAAGGATatgttaaagaagaagaaaataaggcAATGGAGATAGTTGGTGAAGAGTATTTTAACTATTTAGCTTCACGATCATTATTCCAAGAGTttgaaaaagatgatgaaaataatgtGATTAGATGTAAGATGCATGATTTAATACATGACTTTGCTCAGTTCTTATGTAAAAATGAATGTCTCCACATAGAAGTTGGTGGCATTAAAGAGCCAATCATAAACTCTTGTAATCATGAGAAAGTTTGTCATGTGATAACAACAATTTATAGAGAGAATCTATTTCCTGATTCCATTTTTAGTTTGAGAAGGATGCGCAGTTTATTATGTTGTTCTAGCTATCCTGGAGGTATTTTGCCTCCTAATatgttatcaaaattatttggtAAATTGACATGTTTAAGGGCATTAACTATTAGTAGAGGTTTACGGGAGATAGAAAGGATTGAAGAGATTCCTAAAGAGGTAGGAAAATTAATACATTTGAGATATCTCAATTTGAGGGGCTCAGGAATGAGAAAACTTCCTGAAACATTAtgtgaattatataatttgcaaACTTTAAATATTAGTCTGTGTGGTGAACTGGAAGAATTACCTCAAGGGatggaaaaattaataaaactaaggCATCTACAAAATTTTGGGACTTGGTCATTAAGATACATCCCAGAAGGAACTCAAAGATTGAGTAATCTCCGAACCTTAGGGTATTTTGTGATAAGTGGTAGTAATGATGAGAAAGCATGTAGTCTTGAAGGTTTGAAATACCTTAACCTCTATGGAGAGTTGTACATAGGAATGTTGGGAAATGTATTAAATGTGGAAGAGGTTAAAAGATTAGAAATAAAGAGTCAAAAAAGCCTCCTTGGTTTGACGCTAGATTTAAGAGAAGATGATAATGGAAGAGAGAGGAGAAATGAGGAGGATGAAACGCTTCTTGAAGTCCTACAACCATCTTTAAATttggagaaattaaaaatactGAGTTACAGAGGCAACATTATTATGCCCAACTGGATGATGTCCTTAACCAAGCTTAGGCACTTAAGACTTGATGGTTGCAGTAACTGTAAGCATTTGCCTCCCTTGGGAGAATTGCCATCCCTTGAATATTTAGATATTAGTCTTTTGAACAGTTTGAAAAGTGTGAGTAATGAGtttttgagaaaagaaaatgacggcacatcttcatcatctgTTTTCTTTCCTAAATTGAAAACAATTACGTTTTGGTTTATCTATGAGTGGGAAGAGTGGGATTACGAGATTACTAgaattggagaagaagaagTTACTACAATCATGCCATCTCTGGTGTCCTTGAAAATTTACGACTGCCCCAAATTGAAGGCACTACCAAAACACCTTGTTCAGAATACAAGATTGAAAAAAGATATTTCTTATTGTCCTCTGCTAGACTAA